Proteins encoded in a region of the Teredinibacter purpureus genome:
- a CDS encoding GDYXXLXY domain-containing protein, translating into MFNKNVLRKGVIVAIIAQVFILAFMAGKREMIVATGKTLYLRSAPIDPRDPFRGDFVRLRYGINSIHQSQYQGVRPFEELNAGQVLYTALKHGADDVYSFDYLTDQQPKNATFIRARVNTTWSFMRSRNGFINLKYGIEQYFVEQGKGKAMEDTLGTRDALQIPVEMRLAVGGDGTAVITDHRWSKLGIQLAFIQPAPERRDPNDAIVSPIISITMQNVSQQPLTLAHLADDCSFSLVHYNNSSYKENADRGCTINTQLPDTTILQPDESKTIQIDFSETRWHVDTEGEHVETGSLLGWHQFRIVYTAPSVDGTWQGTMQTPLFSGNGRVD; encoded by the coding sequence ATGTTCAATAAAAACGTATTACGTAAAGGGGTAATCGTCGCCATTATTGCGCAAGTATTTATTTTGGCGTTTATGGCGGGCAAGCGAGAAATGATAGTTGCAACAGGTAAAACGTTATATTTACGCTCGGCACCCATTGACCCTCGCGATCCATTCAGAGGTGATTTTGTGCGATTGCGTTATGGTATTAACAGCATCCATCAATCCCAGTACCAAGGTGTTCGCCCATTCGAAGAGTTAAACGCAGGCCAAGTACTTTACACCGCTCTTAAACACGGCGCAGACGACGTTTATTCGTTTGATTATCTAACCGATCAACAACCTAAAAATGCCACTTTTATTAGAGCACGCGTCAATACAACATGGTCTTTTATGCGCTCGCGTAACGGTTTTATTAATTTAAAATACGGTATCGAACAGTATTTTGTTGAGCAGGGTAAAGGCAAAGCAATGGAGGACACGCTTGGCACGCGCGACGCCCTTCAAATACCGGTTGAAATGCGTTTAGCCGTAGGAGGCGATGGAACAGCCGTAATTACTGATCACCGTTGGAGCAAGCTTGGAATACAGCTGGCTTTTATTCAACCGGCACCCGAACGTAGAGACCCAAACGATGCCATTGTTAGCCCCATTATTAGCATTACAATGCAGAACGTTTCGCAACAGCCTCTTACCCTCGCGCACTTGGCGGATGACTGTTCCTTTTCTCTTGTTCACTACAATAATTCTAGCTACAAAGAAAATGCTGATCGTGGTTGCACCATCAACACACAGCTCCCCGACACCACAATACTCCAACCCGACGAATCAAAAACCATTCAAATCGATTTTAGTGAAACACGCTGGCATGTTGACACTGAAGGAGAGCATGTCGAAACCGGTTCACTACTCGGCTGGCATCAATTTCGAATTGTTTATACCGCACCGAGCGTAGACGGAACGTGGCAAGGCACGATGCAGACACCACTCTTTAGTGGCAATGGGCGTGTCGATTAA
- a CDS encoding GNAT family N-acetyltransferase has product MQATFINSITDINEHTWAALWPEAHPFTRYGFLAALETSGSTTAESGWQPCHLLIHNNQTLIAALPLYEKTHSYGEYVFDWGWADAYQRAGLEYYPKLLNAIPFTPATGPRMAFSSDLNTLQYSECMAVIEEAIAQRLCDLNGSGFHCLFPSASNRSLFSPTRYAQRQGTQFHWFNQGFTCFDQFLESFSSRKRKNIKRERQKVCAQNIQFAMRKGGDVSASDWRIFSMLYQTTYLKRSGHAGYLNEDFFCRIAKAMPESIVLCSAHGESLENPMLAAALYFRDDTTLYGRYWGAREEVDGLHFETCYYQGIDYAIAQGLQRFDPGAQGEHKIQRGFTPVKTCSYHYLVNKQFHQAVETFVGEELQQNHAYCTDARTYVPFKDGHTLMDDDMLLEVPKSPKAL; this is encoded by the coding sequence ATGCAGGCTACATTTATAAACTCAATAACCGATATTAATGAACATACTTGGGCTGCGCTCTGGCCTGAGGCCCACCCATTTACTCGCTACGGTTTTTTAGCCGCTTTAGAAACGTCGGGAAGTACGACCGCTGAAAGCGGCTGGCAGCCTTGCCACTTACTTATACACAACAATCAAACACTCATTGCGGCATTGCCTCTCTATGAAAAAACACATTCCTACGGAGAGTATGTGTTTGATTGGGGGTGGGCGGATGCCTACCAGCGTGCCGGTTTAGAGTATTACCCAAAGTTATTGAACGCCATACCTTTTACGCCCGCAACCGGCCCGCGAATGGCGTTTTCTAGCGACCTTAATACCCTGCAATATAGCGAGTGTATGGCGGTAATAGAAGAGGCCATCGCACAGCGTCTTTGTGATCTTAACGGTTCGGGCTTTCATTGTTTATTCCCGTCGGCAAGCAACAGATCATTGTTTTCCCCGACGCGTTATGCTCAACGTCAGGGCACGCAGTTTCATTGGTTTAATCAAGGCTTCACCTGTTTCGATCAGTTTTTAGAAAGTTTTAGTTCGAGAAAACGTAAAAACATTAAACGAGAACGCCAAAAAGTGTGCGCCCAGAATATTCAGTTTGCCATGCGTAAAGGCGGTGATGTGAGTGCGAGTGACTGGCGAATTTTTTCGATGCTATATCAAACCACGTATTTAAAACGTAGTGGCCATGCGGGTTATCTTAACGAAGATTTTTTCTGCAGAATTGCAAAGGCTATGCCTGAATCAATAGTACTGTGCAGCGCACATGGCGAGTCGTTAGAGAACCCTATGTTAGCGGCAGCGCTATACTTCAGAGATGACACAACGTTGTATGGTCGTTACTGGGGCGCGCGCGAAGAAGTTGATGGGTTGCACTTCGAAACCTGCTATTACCAAGGAATAGATTATGCTATTGCACAGGGCCTACAACGATTCGACCCGGGCGCGCAAGGCGAACATAAAATTCAGCGGGGTTTTACCCCCGTTAAAACGTGCTCTTACCATTACCTCGTAAACAAACAATTTCATCAAGCCGTGGAAACATTCGTTGGTGAAGAATTACAACAAAATCACGCTTACTGCACGGATGCACGCACTTATGTGCCCTTTAAAGATGGGCACACTCTGATGGATGATGATATGTTATTGGAAGTCCCTAAATCGCCAAAGGCGCTTTAA
- the phoR gene encoding phosphate regulon sensor histidine kinase PhoR, which translates to MFRKGIATEIKWLLVYLSVAFAIGILIKAIWPTMLLGALAYVGWTFYQVRCLESWVNDTRLQGVHDYELRGIWGEIAEDIELMLKRAEKDKQRLRGVVARVQDMTSALADGVVIVDKRDNIEWWNRSAERQFDFTPQDLGRKLTNYIRHPRFVDYYESDCYDEPLELVSMRQEGQTLQFHIHRFGDGDRLVIARDITHIANLERMRKDFVANVSHELRTPLTVINGYLETLVDSAELSPAWNKPLDQMQGQTRRMTGLITDLLTLSRLETEDREAGQSPVALRPLLEQIVAEAKVLSGERAHIFEIKCEPRVELLGLENELRSAFANLIYNAVNYTGSGRKISVVVELKPVEVIVKVKDNGDGIDPRHLPRLTERFYRVDHGRSRETGGTGLGLSIVKHILLRHDADLRIRSKLKKGSVFACHFPIKRFVKNVGEH; encoded by the coding sequence ATGTTTCGAAAAGGTATAGCCACTGAGATTAAGTGGCTTCTGGTGTATTTGTCTGTTGCCTTTGCAATTGGCATTCTTATCAAGGCTATCTGGCCCACAATGTTGTTGGGTGCTTTGGCTTATGTCGGTTGGACGTTCTATCAAGTGCGCTGTTTAGAGTCGTGGGTTAACGATACGCGGTTGCAAGGCGTGCACGATTACGAATTACGCGGTATCTGGGGGGAAATTGCCGAAGATATCGAATTAATGCTTAAACGAGCAGAAAAAGATAAACAGCGGCTACGGGGTGTCGTGGCTCGAGTGCAAGATATGACCTCGGCATTGGCCGATGGCGTAGTTATTGTTGATAAGCGCGATAATATCGAGTGGTGGAATCGTTCCGCTGAGCGCCAATTTGATTTCACGCCTCAGGATTTGGGCCGCAAGCTAACTAACTATATTCGCCACCCTCGTTTCGTCGACTATTACGAAAGCGACTGCTACGACGAACCGCTTGAGCTGGTGTCAATGCGGCAAGAGGGGCAAACTCTCCAGTTTCATATTCATCGGTTTGGTGACGGCGACCGGCTAGTTATTGCGCGCGATATCACGCATATTGCCAACTTAGAGCGCATGCGAAAAGATTTTGTTGCCAACGTATCGCACGAATTGCGCACGCCACTGACGGTCATTAATGGTTACCTCGAGACCTTGGTCGATTCAGCTGAATTGTCGCCCGCGTGGAATAAACCGCTCGATCAAATGCAAGGTCAAACGCGTCGAATGACCGGTTTGATTACCGACTTGCTCACCTTGTCTAGGCTCGAAACAGAAGATCGAGAGGCTGGCCAGTCGCCAGTTGCATTGCGGCCTTTACTCGAACAAATTGTCGCTGAGGCAAAAGTACTGAGCGGGGAACGAGCACATATTTTTGAGATTAAGTGTGAACCTCGTGTGGAACTATTAGGGTTAGAAAATGAACTCCGTAGCGCTTTTGCCAACTTAATTTACAACGCGGTAAATTATACGGGTAGCGGCCGCAAAATATCCGTTGTGGTAGAGCTTAAGCCTGTCGAAGTTATTGTGAAAGTTAAAGACAACGGTGACGGTATAGACCCACGGCATTTGCCGCGCTTAACGGAGCGTTTTTATCGGGTGGATCACGGTCGTTCTCGAGAAACCGGCGGAACAGGCCTAGGTTTATCCATTGTTAAGCACATTTTATTGCGACATGATGCAGACCTGCGAATTCGTAGTAAGCTCAAAAAAGGCAGCGTTTTTGCGTGTCATTTTCCGATAAAACGTTTTGTCAAAAATGTAGGCGAACACTAA
- the phoB gene encoding phosphate regulon transcriptional regulator PhoB, with protein MVEKKILIVDDERAIRDMLRVALEMAEYGVLEACDAQEAHQIIVDVRPDLVLLDWMMPGISGIELARRLKNDEVTREIPLILLTAKGEEDNKIQGLELGADDYITKPFSPRELVARLRAVLRRADTLSSGDPIIVEGLCLDPSSHRVTISGSPIQLGPTEYRLLEFFLTHQERVYSRNQLLDYVWGGNVYVEERTVDVHIRRLRKALKADGHDRLVQTVRGAGYRFSNKFLATAE; from the coding sequence ATGGTTGAGAAAAAAATACTGATTGTAGACGACGAACGCGCGATTCGAGATATGTTGCGAGTGGCGCTGGAAATGGCAGAATATGGCGTTTTGGAAGCGTGCGATGCACAAGAGGCCCATCAAATTATTGTGGATGTGCGGCCAGACTTAGTGTTACTCGATTGGATGATGCCCGGGATTAGCGGTATAGAGTTGGCCCGTCGATTGAAAAACGATGAAGTTACCCGCGAAATTCCGCTCATTTTGCTCACGGCCAAAGGCGAAGAAGACAATAAAATTCAGGGCTTGGAATTGGGCGCTGATGATTACATTACCAAGCCATTCTCTCCACGGGAGCTTGTGGCGCGTTTACGGGCGGTGCTGCGCCGAGCCGATACGCTGTCCAGTGGCGACCCCATTATCGTTGAAGGGCTCTGTCTAGACCCAAGTAGTCACCGAGTTACCATCAGTGGAAGCCCCATTCAACTGGGCCCTACCGAATACCGCTTACTGGAATTCTTTCTAACGCATCAAGAAAGGGTATACTCGCGCAATCAACTGCTCGACTATGTTTGGGGCGGCAACGTGTATGTAGAAGAGCGCACAGTGGACGTTCATATCCGCCGTCTGCGCAAGGCCCTGAAGGCGGATGGCCATGATAGGCTTGTCCAAACCGTTCGTGGAGCAGGTTATCGTTTCTCCAACAAGTTTTTGGCTACAGCCGAATAA
- the ubiA gene encoding 4-hydroxybenzoate octaprenyltransferase, with the protein MKTTVPQIPAKLKNVARLMRLDRPIGIYLVLWPTLWALWLSAEGIPRLDVLFIFVVGVVLMRSAGCVINDLADRKVDGHVARTQQRPLVTGAVSVKEAIALFAALSGLAFLLVLMTNALTVYLSFGGIVLAFCYPFMKRYTHLPQVVLGAAFAWAVPMAFAAQTGELSPDMWVLYTAVVLWTVAYDTFYAMVDRDDDIKIGVKSTAILFGDQDKLMTAVLQCMVIFALGLVGQKFQLGWIYNLSVLVAGGFMVYQQYLIRDRKREACFQAFLNNNWVGMIVFLGILLDYAVLTH; encoded by the coding sequence ATGAAGACAACTGTGCCGCAGATTCCCGCTAAACTTAAAAATGTCGCTCGCTTAATGCGGCTTGACCGTCCAATTGGTATCTATCTTGTGCTGTGGCCAACGCTTTGGGCTTTGTGGTTATCTGCCGAAGGTATTCCGCGGCTAGACGTATTGTTCATTTTTGTAGTGGGTGTGGTGCTCATGCGATCGGCGGGTTGTGTTATCAATGATCTAGCCGATCGTAAGGTGGACGGCCATGTGGCCCGCACGCAGCAACGGCCTCTGGTAACGGGAGCTGTGAGCGTTAAAGAGGCGATAGCGCTTTTTGCGGCATTAAGTGGCCTTGCATTTTTGTTGGTGTTAATGACGAATGCCCTCACGGTTTACCTGTCGTTTGGAGGCATAGTGTTGGCGTTTTGCTATCCCTTCATGAAGCGGTATACCCACTTACCTCAAGTCGTACTAGGGGCCGCTTTTGCGTGGGCCGTGCCTATGGCGTTTGCCGCGCAAACGGGCGAACTATCGCCAGATATGTGGGTGCTTTACACGGCGGTGGTTTTGTGGACGGTAGCGTATGACACGTTTTATGCGATGGTTGATCGTGATGACGACATTAAAATCGGCGTGAAATCGACGGCTATTTTGTTTGGTGATCAGGATAAGCTGATGACAGCGGTGCTGCAATGCATGGTGATTTTTGCACTCGGGCTGGTTGGTCAGAAGTTTCAGCTTGGCTGGATTTACAACTTATCTGTTCTCGTTGCGGGCGGTTTTATGGTGTATCAGCAGTATTTAATTCGGGATCGTAAGCGAGAGGCGTGTTTTCAGGCGTTTCTTAACAACAACTGGGTTGGCATGATTGTGTTTTTAGGTATTTTACTCGATTACGCCGTATTAACGCATTAA
- a CDS encoding HU family DNA-binding protein, which yields MRKPELIQTVAHVTGLNTRQADDAVAALIEQMTNALARGESVNLMGFGAFSVKTRAERNGKHPKTGAPIHISPKNYISFKPSSALRSLSQPPNIDQ from the coding sequence ATGCGTAAACCTGAACTAATTCAAACCGTAGCGCACGTTACCGGCTTAAATACTCGCCAAGCCGATGACGCCGTTGCGGCATTAATCGAACAAATGACAAATGCCCTCGCACGTGGCGAAAGTGTCAATCTCATGGGTTTTGGTGCGTTTTCGGTTAAAACGCGTGCCGAACGTAACGGTAAACACCCTAAAACCGGCGCGCCCATCCATATTAGCCCCAAAAATTACATTAGCTTTAAACCTAGCAGCGCGTTACGCTCACTGTCACAACCGCCTAATATCGACCAATAA
- a CDS encoding dicarboxylate/amino acid:cation symporter has translation MLKMPLHLQILVAIVAAILTGLLVNELNQKGIAAGEYIQDTMVFVGKMFMNGLKMIIVPLILSSIITGIATLGQGSDLGRLGGKTIGFYMASSLMAILTGLLVVNLLTPGIIDGQPAKDILNLSSPEDLNSTLSKIEGRGTGDIAAVFHRMLPPNVVAAAANGQMLGLICFGLLFGFYMTRIESRYKETLLNFWQGVFDTMMGITLFIMKFTPIGVFGLVGNTVATTGLASFGPLMIFFLCVVLALAIHVLITLPLALKFIARVHPTGQYKSMAPALLTAFSTASSSGTLPITMECMEKKVGVSNRTTSFVLPLGATINMDGTALYECVAAMFIAQAYGLDLTFTTQFTIVLIALLTSVGVAGIPAASLVAISVILAAVGLPAEGIGLLLVTDRVLDMLRTAVNVFSDSCCATIVARTEGEKTRIDGG, from the coding sequence ATGTTAAAAATGCCTCTCCACCTGCAAATTCTAGTCGCCATTGTCGCTGCTATTTTAACCGGTTTACTCGTTAACGAATTAAACCAAAAAGGTATTGCCGCAGGTGAATATATTCAAGATACGATGGTGTTCGTAGGCAAAATGTTTATGAACGGGCTGAAAATGATTATTGTCCCTCTCATTTTATCGTCGATTATTACCGGTATTGCCACCTTGGGCCAAGGCAGCGATCTAGGCCGGCTCGGCGGTAAAACTATTGGGTTTTATATGGCCTCGAGCCTTATGGCTATTCTCACGGGCCTACTCGTCGTCAACTTATTAACGCCCGGTATTATCGACGGGCAACCCGCCAAAGATATTTTAAATTTGAGTAGCCCTGAAGACTTAAATTCAACATTGAGTAAAATTGAAGGCCGAGGCACCGGCGATATTGCCGCTGTTTTCCATCGCATGCTGCCGCCTAACGTTGTCGCTGCCGCTGCGAACGGACAAATGCTTGGGCTCATATGCTTTGGCTTGTTGTTCGGTTTTTACATGACACGCATTGAAAGCCGCTACAAAGAAACGTTGCTTAATTTCTGGCAGGGCGTGTTCGATACTATGATGGGTATTACCCTTTTTATTATGAAATTTACGCCCATTGGTGTATTCGGGCTTGTGGGCAATACTGTTGCCACCACGGGGCTCGCTTCGTTCGGCCCGCTCATGATTTTCTTCCTATGCGTGGTGTTAGCGCTCGCTATTCATGTGTTAATCACCTTGCCGCTAGCCTTAAAATTCATTGCTCGGGTTCACCCAACAGGCCAATACAAAAGCATGGCACCTGCGCTACTCACGGCATTTTCTACCGCCTCATCATCCGGCACCTTGCCCATCACAATGGAATGTATGGAAAAAAAGGTGGGCGTGTCCAATCGAACGACCTCTTTCGTACTCCCCTTAGGCGCTACCATAAATATGGATGGCACAGCGCTATACGAATGTGTGGCGGCTATGTTTATAGCACAAGCCTACGGGTTAGATCTAACCTTCACTACACAGTTTACGATTGTACTTATTGCCCTGCTAACCTCAGTCGGTGTCGCCGGTATTCCCGCCGCTAGTCTAGTTGCCATATCTGTAATTCTGGCGGCCGTTGGTTTACCCGCAGAAGGTATAGGGCTACTTCTTGTCACCGACCGTGTGCTGGATATGCTTCGTACGGCAGTGAACGTTTTCAGCGATAGTTGCTGTGCCACGATTGTTGCGCGTACCGAAGGTGAAAAAACACGCATCGATGGCGGGTGA
- a CDS encoding SMP-30/gluconolactonase/LRE family protein — protein sequence MLLIRHQTLHRVIVLIAIMHLLGCVSPFTASPVPAVSEQWQTAPVFSSPESVVFDPQRELLYVSNMRNSAVPDSYTPDDVVSKVSLNGDVIQLAWVTGLIEPSGITLFNDKLYIVERTGIAIASLDSGEIIQRIPIHTTRFLNDITINQNGDIYVSASDDNRIILIRNGSVSEWLEHETLAHTNGLFVSGNILYAATIKHSALQAINIDTHNITTLALFPNGMLDGVQVVGDNYWVSLYEGELISVSPKGEKQTLLNLRGSGNTIADFIFIETKRLLIVPSLSHNKLISFHIEN from the coding sequence ATGCTGCTAATAAGACATCAAACGTTGCACCGGGTAATCGTGCTGATCGCGATCATGCACTTGCTGGGTTGCGTAAGCCCTTTCACGGCCTCGCCCGTGCCCGCAGTTAGCGAGCAATGGCAAACCGCGCCCGTATTCTCTTCACCGGAATCGGTGGTATTCGACCCCCAGCGCGAGCTACTGTATGTCTCCAATATGCGCAACAGCGCAGTTCCCGACTCTTACACGCCAGACGATGTTGTCTCCAAGGTTTCGCTCAACGGCGATGTGATTCAACTCGCGTGGGTGACAGGCCTAATTGAGCCCTCGGGCATTACCCTCTTTAACGATAAACTTTACATTGTAGAACGCACCGGGATTGCCATTGCATCGCTAGATTCTGGCGAAATTATTCAGCGTATCCCCATTCACACCACCCGTTTTTTAAACGATATTACCATTAACCAAAACGGCGATATTTACGTTTCCGCCAGTGATGACAATCGTATTATTTTAATCAGGAACGGTAGTGTTTCTGAATGGCTTGAACACGAAACGCTCGCTCACACCAACGGCTTATTTGTTAGCGGTAACATTCTCTATGCTGCCACCATTAAACACTCCGCATTACAAGCCATTAACATCGACACACATAACATTACTACTTTGGCGCTTTTTCCCAATGGCATGTTAGATGGCGTGCAAGTGGTAGGCGACAATTACTGGGTATCACTCTATGAGGGCGAGCTTATAAGCGTATCGCCAAAAGGCGAAAAACAAACCCTTTTGAACCTACGTGGTAGCGGTAACACTATCGCCGATTTTATTTTTATCGAAACGAAGCGTTTACTCATAGTACCCTCTCTTTCGCACAATAAACTTATTAGCTTTCATATAGAAAACTGA
- a CDS encoding diguanylate cyclase, with product MSVIIRYFNQFTHVCYLFGASTLLTLHTGYLHANALAAESPRVVRYPIVNTSREFFHRNTYALSLFRLAIEKSASDYTIMHVPADMSIGLRNAKLLGEGQHDVNWMHTNTALEESLLPVRIPIFKGLIGWRLAFIREEDQGLFDHVKSPSDLGEYFAGQGFDWPDIKILEANSLRVRPGFDSPAIISLMRNKRIDYFPRSINEIWDERSRYATGGISIEKTVALRYASAVYFFVTPSKPELAKVLEQGLEIAIADGSFDALFFEFFHAIIEKSALAERKIFRLSNPLLPPSTPINRKELWYSIDEKTAQ from the coding sequence ATGTCAGTGATAATTCGCTATTTCAATCAATTTACACACGTCTGCTACCTCTTTGGCGCCTCCACTTTATTGACGCTGCATACGGGTTATTTACACGCAAACGCACTCGCAGCAGAATCACCACGTGTCGTCCGTTATCCCATTGTTAATACCTCTCGTGAATTTTTTCATCGCAATACCTATGCGCTAAGCCTGTTTCGACTCGCTATTGAGAAATCCGCGAGTGACTACACCATCATGCACGTTCCTGCGGACATGAGTATTGGCTTAAGAAACGCAAAACTATTAGGCGAAGGCCAGCATGATGTTAATTGGATGCATACCAATACAGCACTTGAAGAATCGCTACTGCCGGTACGCATTCCAATATTCAAAGGATTAATTGGCTGGCGTTTAGCGTTCATAAGAGAAGAAGATCAAGGGTTATTTGATCACGTAAAATCGCCTTCTGATTTAGGTGAATATTTCGCAGGTCAAGGTTTTGATTGGCCAGACATTAAAATTCTGGAAGCCAACTCGTTACGTGTGCGGCCGGGATTTGATAGCCCCGCAATTATTAGCCTCATGCGTAACAAGCGTATCGACTATTTCCCGCGTTCAATCAACGAAATTTGGGATGAACGATCACGCTATGCAACAGGTGGAATTAGCATCGAAAAAACCGTAGCTCTTCGTTACGCTTCTGCCGTTTATTTTTTTGTAACACCATCAAAACCTGAACTCGCCAAAGTGCTTGAACAAGGGCTAGAAATCGCTATTGCAGACGGCTCCTTCGACGCTCTTTTCTTCGAGTTTTTTCACGCTATTATTGAAAAGTCTGCGCTAGCGGAGCGCAAAATTTTCCGGCTTTCCAACCCTTTACTGCCTCCTTCCACCCCCATCAATCGCAAAGAATTATGGTACTCAATCGACGAAAAAACTGCACAATAA
- a CDS encoding DUF502 domain-containing protein, translated as MPNNPLISRPSVIGNLTKTFIAGLLAALPLAVTAAVIVWLAELVHRYLGPDSYIGVMLGRIGLNFVPTEISAYAIGVGCVLLVVYLLGVAVEAGLKNHWRVFTSSLLNRVPLVRSVYQTVSRLITLFDKPEKEEYKGMSAVMCYFGGDRAGTAVLALLTNPKPVEIKQQQYYTIVIPTAPVPFGGAILYMPIDWVDNVDFGFDGLVNIYMSMGVTSSDYFTKTDIPQKKP; from the coding sequence ATGCCTAATAACCCGCTAATTTCACGCCCCAGCGTTATCGGAAATTTAACTAAAACCTTTATTGCAGGGCTCCTTGCGGCACTACCTTTAGCCGTAACAGCAGCTGTTATTGTGTGGCTAGCCGAATTGGTGCACCGATATCTTGGGCCAGATAGTTACATCGGAGTCATGCTTGGCCGTATAGGCCTTAACTTTGTTCCCACCGAAATATCTGCATACGCCATTGGTGTGGGCTGTGTCTTACTCGTGGTGTATTTACTCGGTGTGGCGGTTGAAGCGGGCTTAAAAAATCATTGGAGGGTATTCACGTCTAGCTTACTTAATCGCGTTCCACTTGTACGCTCCGTCTATCAAACCGTATCGCGTTTAATAACGCTGTTTGATAAGCCCGAGAAAGAAGAATACAAAGGAATGTCGGCTGTGATGTGCTACTTTGGGGGAGACCGCGCAGGCACTGCGGTACTGGCATTATTAACAAACCCTAAGCCAGTCGAGATAAAGCAGCAGCAGTATTACACCATTGTTATTCCAACCGCCCCTGTGCCTTTTGGCGGCGCCATTTTATATATGCCCATCGACTGGGTTGACAACGTAGACTTTGGTTTTGATGGGCTCGTTAATATTTATATGTCCATGGGTGTAACTTCTAGTGATTACTTTACTAAAACAGATATACCGCAAAAAAAACCCTAG
- a CDS encoding MFS transporter, whose protein sequence is MQKLSLFSVPSLTLYSVAILAALMYGLVVPTLSIFLSEELHVRPLLVGLFFVALALTSIVYVQTFALWRHETFDGRTLIAAGLVIGGCACISFAYVRIYSLVLLVAIVLLSLSFAAVAQILALAGDYSAQYLANNNQKKFKNSMRLCMASAWLMATPIGFFVLNFTSFEMYYIVMSGCFWALGVSAYIILPKAHLYGAAGNV, encoded by the coding sequence GTGCAAAAGTTATCGTTATTTTCTGTACCGTCCCTCACCCTTTATAGTGTCGCAATTTTAGCGGCGCTCATGTATGGATTGGTGGTGCCAACACTCAGTATTTTTCTTTCAGAAGAGTTGCATGTTCGGCCATTGCTTGTAGGTTTATTTTTTGTTGCGTTAGCGTTAACCTCTATTGTATACGTACAAACTTTCGCTCTATGGCGCCATGAAACGTTTGATGGGCGAACACTCATTGCGGCCGGTTTAGTGATAGGTGGCTGTGCTTGCATAAGTTTTGCTTATGTTCGAATTTATTCACTTGTTTTGTTAGTGGCCATCGTACTCTTAAGTTTATCTTTTGCAGCCGTTGCACAAATATTGGCGCTAGCCGGCGACTATTCAGCGCAGTATTTGGCGAATAATAATCAGAAAAAATTTAAAAACAGTATGCGCCTCTGTATGGCAAGTGCCTGGCTAATGGCCACACCAATCGGTTTTTTCGTATTAAATTTCACGAGCTTTGAAATGTACTATATAGTCATGAGCGGGTGTTTTTGGGCGTTGGGTGTTAGTGCTTATATTATTTTGCCGAAAGCTCATTTGTATGGGGCGGCTGGTAACGTTTAA